In Paroedura picta isolate Pp20150507F chromosome 1, Ppicta_v3.0, whole genome shotgun sequence, the following are encoded in one genomic region:
- the GATAD2B gene encoding transcriptional repressor p66-beta isoform X2, translating to MEFGTLAPQTEDPLRSMDRMTEDALRLNLLKRSLDQADERDDVLAKRLKMEGHEAMERLKMLALLKRKDLAGIEVPHELPVKQDGLKVYEEKLNGNLRPHADSRTSGRPGKENINDEPVDMSAKRSDQDRGRLTPSPDIIVLSDNEASSPRASSRMEERLKAANLEMFKGKGVEERQQLIKQLRDELRLEEARLVLLKKLRQSQLQKENVVQKTPVVQNAASIVQPSPAHVGQQALSKLPSRPGAQGVEPQNLRTLQGHSVIRSATNTALPHMLMSQRVIAPNPAQLQGQRVPPKPGLIRTTTPSMSPAISYQPQSSSAVPCQRTTSSAIYMNLASHIQPGTVNRVSSPLPSPSALNDAANSQAAAKLALRKQLEKTLLEIPPPKPPAPLLHFLPSAANSEFIYMVGLEEVVQSVIDSQGKGCASLLRVEPFVCAQCRTDFTPHWKQEKNGKILCEQCMTSNQKKALKAEHTNRLKNAFVKALQQEQEIEQRLQQQAALSPTAAPPVSSVSKQESIMRHHTLRQAPQPQSTLQRGIPTSARSMLSNFAQAPQLSVAGGLLGMPGVNIAYLNAGIGGHKASSLADRQREYLLDMIPPRSISQSISGQK from the exons GATGGACCGAATGACGGAGGACGCCCTGCGCCTGAACCTCTTGAAGCGGAGCCTGGACCAAGCCGACGAGCGGGATGACGTCCTGGCCAAGCGGCTGAAGATGGAAGGGCACGAGGCCATGGAGCGCCTCAAGATGCTGGCGCTGCTCAAGAGGAAGGACCTGGCGGGCATCGAGGTGCCCCACGAGCTGCCCGTCAAGCAGGACGGCCTGAAAGTCTACGAGGAGAAGCTGAACGGGAACCTGCGGCCCCACGCAGACAGCCGGACTTCGGGCAGGCCGGGGAAGGAGAACATCAACGACGAGCCGGTGGACATGAGCGCCAAGAGGAG TGACCAGGACAGGGGGCGGCTAACCCCCTCACCAGACATCATCGTCCTTTCCGATAATGAGGCTTCCAGTCCCCGCGCCAGTTCCCGGATGGAGGAGAGGCTCAAGGCCGCCAACCTGGAAATGTTCAAG ggcAAAGGCGTCGAGGAAAGGCAGCAGCTGATCAAGCAGCTCCGGGACGAGTTGAGGCTGGAGGAGGCCCGGCTGGTGCTGCTCAAGAAGCTGCGGCAGAGCCAGCTGCAGAAGGAGAACGTGGTACAGAAG ACCCCGGTGGTTCAGAACGCAGCGTCTATTGTCCAGCCATCTCCTGCCCACGTCGGACAGCAGGCTCTGTCCAAACTCCCCTCCCGACCCGGAGCTCAGGGGGTTGAGCCCCAAAACCTCCGAACATTACAG GGTCACAGTGTCATTCGGTCGGCCACCAACAcggccctcccccacatgcttaTGTCTCAGCGTGTCATCGCGCCGAACCCCGCCCAGCTCCAAGGGCAGCGCGTCCCCCCGAAACCAGGCCTCATCCGCACCACCACTCCAAGCATGAGCCCGGCCATCAGCTACCAGCCG cagTCCAGCTCGGCCGTCCCTTGTCAGCGCACCACGTCTTCGGCCATCTACATGAACCTTGCCTCCCACATCCAGCCGGGCACGGTGAACCGGGTCTCGTCGCCGCTGCCCAGCCCCAGCGCCCTCAACGATGCCGCCAACTCCCAGGCGGCCGCCAAGCTCGCCCTGCGCAAGCAGCTGGAGAAGACCCTCCTGGAGATCCCGCCCCCGAAGCCGCCCGCCCCTCTGCTCCACTTCCTGCCCAGCGCGGCCAACAGCGAGTTCATCTACATGGTGGGGCTGGAGGAGGTGGTGCAGAGCGTCATCGACAGCCAAG GCAAAGGCTGCGCCTCCCTCTTGCGAGTGGAGCCCTTTGTTTGCGCCCAGTGCCGCACGGACTTCACCCCGCACTGGAAGCAGGAGAAGAACGGCAAGATCCTGTGCGAGCAGTGCATGACCTCCAACCAGAAGAAGGCGCTCAAGGCCGAGCACACCAACCGGCTGAAGAACGCCTTCGTGAAagccctgcagcaggagcag GAGATAGAACAGCGGCTACAGCAGCAGGCGGCCCTGTCGCCCACCGCCGCTCCCCCCGTGTCCAGCGTCAGCAAACAGGAGAGCATCATGCGACACCACACGCTCCGCCAG GCGCCGCAACCCCAGAGCACTCTGCAGCGCGGAATCCCCACCTCGGCCCGCTCCATGCTGTCCAATTTTGCGCAGGCCCCGCAGCTCTCTGTTGCAGGGGGCCTCCTTGGCATGCCAG GTGTCAACATTGCTTACCTGAACGCCGGGATCGGGGGCCACAAAGCATCGAGTCTGGCAGACCGGCAGAGGGAGTACCTTTTAGATATGATCCCGCCGCGCTCTATATCGCAGTCCATCAGCGGGCAAAAATAA